GCGAACGGCGTGCTGCTGGATATGCCTACCGATGTTCAGGCGAACGCGCATTATTCCTTTCCGGTTGTAACTGGTATTTCGCCAAACGATCCGTTGTCGGTGCGGGCGGCGAGGATGAAGATCTATGAGAAGTTCACGAGCGACCTGGACAGCGGCGGGGACAAGATCTCGCGGAGCCTGAGCGAAGTCGATCTGTCGAACCCCGAGGACGTGCGGGCCTTGATTCCAGACCATTCAAGCGAGGTGCTGGTGCACTTTGGCGAGGACAGTTTCCTGGAGCGATACCGGAAGTTTGAAGAGCATCTGCCGGAGTGGAGAACGCAGTACCCGAAGCTGGCCTCCGTCGATATGCGCTACGAGCAGCAAGTGGTGCTGCAGATGCAGCCGGGAAGCGCAGTCCCTGTGGCCGGAGCGGAGGTCTCTGCGCCCGCTTCTCCTTCCTCAGAGTCGGCAATGCCTGCGTCTTCCGCCAAGCCCGCTCCGCCTGTGAAGGCGCCTGCAGAACACTCTCCGGCCAAGCCCGGGCAACATCCGGCTCCCCATGCCGGGGCGCACAAGCCACAGGCAAAGAAGAGTAGTGCAGGCACAATGGTTCATCCCAAGGCACCTGTCCGGCATGCTCCGGCGCCGCGCACGCTGTATCATCCGCCTCAGGTGGTCCACCCATGAAGACACAGAAGCCGGACAATCTCATCACGGTGCTGGACGCCGGAAGTACAAAAAGCTGCGTGCTCGTCGCCGAGCTTCAGGATGGCGTGCTGCGGTACCGCGGCCACGGCGTGGAGCCCTCGCGTGGCATGCGCAAAGGCTTGATCGCAGAGCTTGGGCCGGCGGCTGAGGCGATCAACCGCGCGGCGCTGACGGCCGAGCGAACGACGAAGGCAGCAATCGAGACTGCAGTTGTTGGTGTTGGTGGGTCACATGTGCGCGGGGTCAACTCGCGCGGCGGCATCAGCCTGGGCAGCCGGATGCGGGAGATCACGCGCGAGGAGGTTCGAGCCGCCGTAGACAGAGCGCGCAGCGTGGCCCTGCCTCCAGATCGCGAGGTGCTGCACCTGCTGCCGCAGGAGTTCATCCTGGACGATCAGCCGGGGATTCATGATCCGATCGGCATGGTAGGGAACAAGCTCGAGGTGAACCTGCACCTTTCGACCTGCTCCGGGGGCGTCGCACAGAGCGTGATTACGTGCGCCAATCGTGCCGGGCTCGAGGTGATCGATACGGTGTACGAAGGCATCGCCTCGGCGGAGTCGGTTCTTTCGGCCGACGAGCGCGAACTGGGCGTCTGCATCGCGGACATCGGTTCGAGCACCACGGAGCTGGCAGTGTTCTTTGAGGGATCGGTCGCGCATACGGCGGTGCTGCCGATCGGCGGCGACCACTTCACGAACGATCTTGCCGTTGGACTGCATGTCACCGTCGAAGAGGCCGAGGAGTTGAAGAAGACTTACGGGCATTGCGTGGTGACGGCGATTCCTCAGTTGAATGAGATTGAGGTGGGGGGCAACCTTGCCATCTCAGGCGGCCAGCCGGCGCGCATGGTGCGGCAGAGATTTCTTGCCGAGATTCTGGAGCCGAGAGCGCGCGAGCTGTTCACGATGCTCCGTGATAATCTGCGGCAGGGCGGAGTGCTGGAGGCCCTGGGAGCTGGATGCGTCGTGACAGGCGGAGGCGCGCTGATGTCTGGTCTGTTGGATAACGCAGAGAGTCTGCTGCGCGTCCCTGCGCGAGTTGGGTACCCGGTGCCGTTGTCGCGGATGCCGCAGGAGTTGGCTAGGCCGGAGTTCTCGACGGCGATCGGGATGCTTCTCTATACTCATCGGACGCAGGTGCGGAAGGCGAGCGAAGAGCAGGGCTTGCGGGCCAAGTTGAAGTCGATCTTTGCAGGAAGTTTTTGAGGGC
The Edaphobacter bradus genome window above contains:
- the ftsA gene encoding cell division protein FtsA, giving the protein MKTQKPDNLITVLDAGSTKSCVLVAELQDGVLRYRGHGVEPSRGMRKGLIAELGPAAEAINRAALTAERTTKAAIETAVVGVGGSHVRGVNSRGGISLGSRMREITREEVRAAVDRARSVALPPDREVLHLLPQEFILDDQPGIHDPIGMVGNKLEVNLHLSTCSGGVAQSVITCANRAGLEVIDTVYEGIASAESVLSADERELGVCIADIGSSTTELAVFFEGSVAHTAVLPIGGDHFTNDLAVGLHVTVEEAEELKKTYGHCVVTAIPQLNEIEVGGNLAISGGQPARMVRQRFLAEILEPRARELFTMLRDNLRQGGVLEALGAGCVVTGGGALMSGLLDNAESLLRVPARVGYPVPLSRMPQELARPEFSTAIGMLLYTHRTQVRKASEEQGLRAKLKSIFAGSF
- a CDS encoding FtsQ-type POTRA domain-containing protein, whose protein sequence is MLEAPAQEHASEFAASRRGSPSPARRMRRDFQDDFGGEFSDEDAPRPRRAGGGVRLRLRGGLPRTRWGRIATGVAALVFAAMCAGAVMVARNALMHDDRFMIPSSSAIEFQGNEHVTRAQLLSIFGEDVERNIFRVPLDERKAALESLPWVEHATVMRLLPNHLRVSLVERTPVAFVRQGNHIGLVDANGVLLDMPTDVQANAHYSFPVVTGISPNDPLSVRAARMKIYEKFTSDLDSGGDKISRSLSEVDLSNPEDVRALIPDHSSEVLVHFGEDSFLERYRKFEEHLPEWRTQYPKLASVDMRYEQQVVLQMQPGSAVPVAGAEVSAPASPSSESAMPASSAKPAPPVKAPAEHSPAKPGQHPAPHAGAHKPQAKKSSAGTMVHPKAPVRHAPAPRTLYHPPQVVHP